The genomic stretch TTATGCAGAACCTTAGATAGCATCGGAGCCCCTTCCAAACGAATAATTTCACCAATGAGATTATCACGACCAACATGCACCAATTTATACATAGCAGCCTCATTCATACTATCTGCCACCACGACAGGTCCAGATACCTGTTCATTCCGCAAAATTCAACCGATCAAAAACACATCAGTAAGAAGATTTATCACATTcaaatcatcaatcaaatcaGCATCAACAAATCACAACAATAGCAATCAAATAAACCAATTGAACAGCAAAATAACTGAACAAATAAACAGCAGAAAAGGAGGAATAATTGATGAACAATAACACAAATTAAACGATGTAATTGATGACTCGAAGGAAAAATAAGCAAAATTCAGAATACATAAAACAGTGTGTAACGATCTATCGATCGATAATACATAAAGGGGAATAAGAAAGCTTCAAAGGAGTGCAGAATCGAATCTTTGGAAATGAAATGGATAAGACTTACGATGTTGTCGAGAGCAACAACATTGAGGAAAGTTAAAGGTCTTCGGGAATTGGTTGTTTCTTGATATCTTCGTCGGCGAGTACTGTCGATGCTCTGTTAATTCCTCAATCTCCGTCATAGATGATAAAATCAACGAATTGAAAACTGATATTTGTTTTAACCTATGAAACCTTGTCATCTACATCAGTAAAATTGTGaagataacaaacttaattaTCAAACGGAAcataaaacacaaactaattagCAACCAAATCACAATTTATgcatattaacaaaaaaaaatcttttttttgcaTTAGGGTATTTTCAGGAGAAGATAGTAACCTATAAAGAAGATCAAAATTGACGTAAACAGGAGCATGCCCAATATGGCTGAGATCGTAAACAGTGACTCCATAAACATACATTCCAACTTTCGACTCAATTTTTGGTTTGAAAAGCTCTTTCTTCTTACTCATTGTATTGTGAAGCCATACTTCCAGTGATAAAATTTTTGAATAGGACCAGAATCGAAGCAGAAGGAGATGAATCGGAACGGAAAAGGCGAGCAGTTCGTCGGAGGAGAGTGGAGGCGCCGCCGTTTTGGCTTGGAGAGAGAGGAAGGAGATTCGTTTTGAAAGGTGGAGAGACCCGAGTGTGAAAGAGAAATTAATTGGAAACGGTTTTGGAAGAATAAGAGGAAGGATTTTGGAAGAGAAGGAGGATAGGTAGTAACTGCAAGAGAAGTGTAATTGCCGTAGTATAATGGAGCATAATGGAGCATGAGCAtaaaattgagaaaagtgacgtGGAACATTGAGAGAAGAGTTGTTGATGTGGATAGCCTAAGAAAGtcccaaatggtagacttttcttatatgatagattatatTTCGATTTTGAATTCTTAATGATTTGCTTATCtgcattgaaattttttttattgttcgaAACAACCAAGACTTCATACTTTTGATACTTACGAAATTCTTCTTCATTTTGGAGGCGAGTTTAACGTCTATTTTTTAGTATGGGCCCATTTATTTATTTGCcctgggcctctaaaaagtcgggaccggccctgCCTCCCTGCTCTCTTTCTTGATAGCAGCTAACTCATCGAGCATCATTCTCAGGGTCACACTCCTTGTGCGTTTGCTGTAGTTTCTGTTTTCCTGACAACCATCTTCTCCTCTGCGCATTGAGAATACTTTAGGTGACATAAATCAATTTTGTATAAACAACAGAAACTACAGTTTCACATGCATGCAAAGGGTAAAATAACTTTAACCCTAACTATATTTTCCAAAGACATGTTAATCGGCATCTACGACACCTTAGAAACGTATTGATCTGCGACGATGATCCTTGAACAAATGTTGAGAAATCCATAAAATAGAAATATGAAACCGATTATGCCCTAACTGAGTCAAACAACGATGGAAAGATAAACCATTAGGCAACTTACTGGGAGTGAGGATGATCGATGGCAGAAGGTTGGTGTTGTTGTCGATTCCGGTGAGATTCCATTGCACAGCCGCGAATGAGTGTGAGTGAGGGAGAACGTTTTCTTTGAAGGAAGTTTGACGTTTTGGGTTACAAAGTGATAGCTTATGTTGGAACTTCCACGCTTTTCTTATTTTCCAAATAGTGGTCTTTTCTACTTACAACCGTTTTGGGTTCCCAATGTACCAATGTTACCTCTTTTCAATTAACATTTACTAGATTGTGACCCGCGCGATGCGCGGTTGTTTGCATAATTAAGAATAtatgtattaattatttttatgcttATAATTTTAGAAATGATGTATcagttaaattttaataaataaaagtaatagtatacattttcattcatttttataGTTACAACAAAAAACACTTTCATATATCActttttaatatgattttaatagtaaataaaattaaaaaattattaacaatATTAGTGGGCCGTTATTAAAATTATCAATAATATTAGTTGaaagtaataaaaattaataaagcaTTTGAAATGCGAGATTGAGAAATATgagaagttcaaaaaaaaaagtgaaaaatgtattttagtaattcatttattcaatttttattttaaatattcaaattttaagaTGAATTAATAAAATTGTGACCAAATAATTGttctatataataatttattaggaatgtaaaaaattagattaaaattttattttgtgaaGAAACAATTCAATACAACaatatattttctttgaatcaattaaataattaattatagttGTTGAATAAAtgtaaatttctatttttatttgattatattattaaatCTAGAAAGTACACTTCAAGATATTTGATATGGATATATCACCATATGTAAATTCcaactttgattttattatttaatccACGAAATACACTTCAAGATATTTGATATGCATATAACACCATATATAGATTCCAACTTTGAtttgtaatatattttaataagaaAGGAATACTTTGTTAATCGTAAGTAAAATAATCAAAAATTCAATCCACTTTTATGTAATAGAGTCAAATATTGAATGCAATACATatcaaaatgaaataataattatacatgtaaataaaaattatattgataTTAAAGCAAATTATTATAAAAGAGTTTTCTAAAATATTCATTAATTAATACAATATAGTAAGTTGAGTCTTTATCCTAACACATAGATATGAAAATATTGAATTTATGTgaggaataaaaaatataaattaaattacattacaaaaaattaaaaaaacgtaTACATGACTCTTGTAATAGTAATTGATGATCCAAAAATGAATAGTAATACTAATTGAAAGTTACCAAATTAATAGAAAGGTGAGAAAATGTACACTCCTTGTTAAATAATCTTCACCCTATACATTGTTGTTGATATGCAACGAAAAAAGATCTTCATATTATAATCTATATTTCAACTGCAATTCATAATATTAACACTCAAggttaaaaatacataaaatgtaTATAGCTTATGATGAAAGTTTTACAATACACCGCAATAACTTAAAAGCTTACATAAAAAGGACAATGAATAGAAAGAAAAGTGGTtagtataatttattatatatttagtggtgtaatgttaaagaaaaataaaagaaacaaaattaaaaagttaTAGTGTCTACCTTTTTGTAAGAGAATTGATCTTTCAACAAAGTTCTCATATATATCTTCAAAACCTGCACATgaagttttaaataaataatacacattttgaaaaataaaagaggaaaCATATGAACTCTTAAATCTAcacataaaatttttaaaaaaatgatacaCATATTAGAAAATGAAAGAAGAAACATATGAGAGtgaaaaagaaatggaaaaaatgaaaaatgaaaaatctatATATAAAGAGTCATGTTAGTGAAGAGGTATAattaagaaaatagaaaataattgaaAGGGTGATAGCATATTAATAAGAGTGgaagttataaaataaataaaataaatactttaaaatacatTAAGTAGAATTTATAATGGGTTTTTATGGtttcataaattatatattaattgttattataaagaattattaaaattaagagaaaaacatTTTAATAGTTACATTGTTATTAAATAGAGAACCTTATTAAAatgaaaagtttttaaaaaaatattaaagagaACATTAAtggatttatatataaaaaatggataaaaatttaaaaacatgttaaaAAAAATAGGGGTTTTGTTAGATTTGAtctttgtttttataattatttaaataattttataaattaagtataaaattatgaaaaattatatGAACTCCTaaataatgaaatattaaaaaaatgatacaaattttagaaaatgaatcatttataacaatagtttgaatttttttaaaattaataaaatataaacttatgttaaatttatttttatttttaaatctaaaatagactaaataataaggaattttaattttatgttacagattacttacattttattttttaatttaaataaaatattattaattatttatgacaatagtttgaatttttttaacaaattaataaaatataaacttataaatattatatattacatatttatataattattattaatatttgtggctgaatattatattatattattattatgattattatatttattttttttaattatgattattatatttatttatttttaatatagggttaaattaataaaagtcaaaattaagaTTTTTGTTTAGATTTATTATGAAAGTGACATGTGGCCAAATTTTATTTAGAGATACTACgaaggtgacatgtggctagggttgccatcatgacaaccttggatttatatatattaagattaagatttACACCATCTGAATATTTTAATAACATTTGTGTAAATATTTaacttctttttttaattaaaatagggtgtgggactttagtttttgttttgatcacCTTACAAATAAaacgttttttttattattcttagaATTTTTTCTACTCTTTTTTACCTCTtttccattaattttttttattaacttacaccatataaattttttatcaccttaatatattttcaaattaacTACATCTTCATAATTTTTTGGACTATATTTTATGATAACAAATCCGTTAATGGTGTAAACGGTCCATCCCACAGCGGTACCCATGTGGAAGCACGGGTATCCCACTAGTTATTACTAGgaaaaagattcctatatatgTGTTTGGCCAAAAGTTAGATTTCCAAGGAatgtttataaatttaattttattaaaaaattattaaaaaaataaaaaattaaattaaatgtgagTGTTAGTGAGAAGTTAGAGTTAGTTGGACTTTATTTCTATGGGAGTTTTGAATTCCCACTCTTTAACATGGGAATAAGTAAGTAAGAAATCAGGTGTAAAATAAGTTCTTGGGAATAAAAAATACCCGTGAATAATTTTCAAAAACTTGAAACGAACATGAAATTATTACATTTCCAATATCATATTCCCAGAAATCTTATTTTATagcttgaaacaaacacacctttaatttatatggatttttaaatttgattttttttttgaaaaaaattcaagaTTGAGTCTTATTTctcatgtttaaaatatttaaatcaaagaacAATAAGACATTTTAAATGAGGAAGTGTATTGATTTTTTTCGTCTCCTTAAAACTTttagaattaataaaaaaaatgtgtttgaaAAATTTAGACCGTATTTTTAAGACccaaatgattaaaaaataaaaataaaaattcaaatataatcaaaatcaataatatatttcaaattttacaaTTTCAATATGTCCAAGAatgtttgaaaaaatttaaaaaattaacaaaaataactatgtcataatttatattataattaatgataatttaaataattatcatttacaataaaaatacatttttaattaaaaatcaaaaaataaaatcattttaatgAAATCCAAATATATTTTACTTATGagataaagaaaaataatagtacgtattttctttattctttttcttaataATGAATTTCTCTCGAACCTGAAAAATCACTTCCTCTCCATGCTTTTCAATTAATTTCTCTCAAAAGTTATGGATAATCACCTCCATGGAATATCACTTCTTCCTCTTCATGACTGAAATCGTTTCGATTTCTTTTCACCTAACAATCGAAAATGGTTTCAATTTTGTTTCCTTCCTTTCTCATCATTGTCTTGGGGCATTGAATGAAAATCTACATTCACTTCCTCCTCTTCAATCACTGAaatggttttcttcttctcactaAAAATTGGTTCATTTCGTAGTTACATCGGTAGAAAATCGCCATAGAAAAGAAATTCGTTTTCGGTCACATACATCTATAGGCTATCGTacactttttattatttatttattatcaaatttaaTAACTGATTTTAAGCTTTATATGTTAATGTTAGTGTATTGTTGTCTTCAATTTTTACATTTAAATCTAAAAGAATTTGTGGTGTGATAGGAAGATTCCTATCAAgactataaaattagggtttgctaactaaaaggggaagaacactaaaagtaaaggaaattaaaataaaagataaatttgatttttcattgattgattctaaatgtctctatgagactacattatataacattcCTGAtggataataataacataaaagcccaaacactactaaaagcccTATAACCCTACTAATAATATATGATACCCTTCTATCATTGCCGcggggttcacttgaaccttgtcctcaaggttctaaaattacTCCCGGATCCCATACGGAACAATCATACCATATGCAGCTATTCCAATAACAACACTTATTTCTCGCGTTATTCCGATAACATATGTAGGCATACCTTCCCATTCTAGAGTGGCTGTCATCAAAGTGCCAAAGATGAGTACAGTGAAAAACAGCAAAACCAGAGCTATAACTAACAACCATACTCTTTCTATCAGGATAATACTAGCAAGAGTTGAAAGTACACCAATGCCACCACAACTATTGATTATCACCACCAGTATTAAGAGAAATGGGAAATTTGTTAACTGCAAAGCTGAGAAGAAAAGTAAGGAAACTACCGGCGCGCCGACAATAATAAAAGATAACTACTCTCCACAAGAAGATGTTGTGTTCCTCTTTCAAGCGTAAAGCAAATCCACAAATCACACTTCCGAAAATCTCGAACAACTCAGCAATCCCATTATGTTTCTCGGTATCAATCATAAACTGATCATTAATTGTTTTTCGAATAAAGGGTCTATGCACCATGAACTTGCCATAAACAGTTCCAAACCCACCTCTTCCCACAAGATTTTCTTTGCTAAACTTACAAGTAGCTTTTGACAGTACCTTGTAACCGAACATCGGAGGCGCATCCGCAACCATCTTCGATAGGCTTTCAATGTCTTCATTCCAGTCATCCTTCTCGTATCTTTTCTTAGAAGTTTCCCAAATAACAGAAATTAAACTAACTAACACAAGAACCGGTAAAACAATTATCAACACAAACTTGATTTTTCCAATAACACTGTGTTTAACAGAAAGAACATGCAATGACCCTGATGTGAAAAACCAATTTAGGATTTGATGAGTTTCAGGAAACGTCTTGGCGATTGAGGCTGTAAAACCAACATAAACTGAACTTGGAATTATAATAGGCAAGTTAATTGAATGATGAGACCTAATGGCCCGACCACTATCACTGCAAATCACATGGTGCTTCACGTTTCGACGATCACATACATACTTCACAACATGAACAACCGCTGCACCATACTCTTCTAAACCATGAGCAACAActatatcaaaatctgcaaacttTGAACCATCATAATCAATTCCCAAACCACCAAGTGACTTGTCAAACATATGAGCCAACACTTTTAGCTGCCCCTGTTTGCACCCAACAATGCACACCTGCATACTAGCATGTCCAATGTCAACAAAGGCCACATTCAATTGATCATTTTCAGGCAGATCTGTTTTATAAATCCCATTCGCCAATACAGTGGCAGTAGTCTCATGAAGTAACCGAAACGGGTTTGACTCATAAATAGTCGCAGCATCCAAAACATCCATTTTGTAAAAGTTAATGAGTTCGTGAGTTTGCTTAGCTGAGCTTGCATAACCATCAAAGTACTTGACGCAATCAGAGTACTCCCTCAGATTCACATCAATGTAATTTGGGTACTTGAACAAGATTAGCCCATATAACAAGCTTGCAGTTCCATAGTCATTTAAATGCTCAAGTAATCTGGCCAGATTAAACAGTACCATAACTTTATCCCATAGTATTTCAACAAA from Vicia villosa cultivar HV-30 ecotype Madison, WI linkage group LG4, Vvil1.0, whole genome shotgun sequence encodes the following:
- the LOC131595024 gene encoding cysteine--tRNA ligase, chloroplastic/mitochondrial-like, with amino-acid sequence MSKKKELFKPKIESKVGMYVYGVTVYDLSHIGHAPVYVNFDLLYRLKQISVFNSLILSSMTEIEELTEHRQYSPTKISRNNQFPKTFNFPQCCCSRQHRIWTCRGGR